A region from the Microcella frigidaquae genome encodes:
- a CDS encoding HAD family hydrolase codes for MTGQDLTAQRPAGTKLIALDIDGTVLHEDGTLPDAALAEVHRLRDAGHEVMLATGRSVAMTLPVLDRLDITPAYVVASNGAILLKRDPDAPTGYRRHHVETFDPTEVLTSIRPHLKHANYAVEDETGLYRYTGWFPDGALGAVSEEVPFEQLCAEPATRVVVISPGHAMDEFLAAVELMGLHQVSYNVGWTAWLDIAPDGVNKSTALERVRTALGIPGEDVVAIGDGRNDIEMLSWAAALGGRGIAMGQAPEEVRAVASESTARDTDDGLAKALATV; via the coding sequence ATGACCGGGCAGGACCTGACAGCGCAGCGCCCGGCGGGCACGAAGCTCATCGCCCTCGACATCGACGGCACCGTGCTGCACGAGGACGGCACGCTGCCCGACGCGGCGCTCGCCGAGGTGCACCGCCTGCGTGACGCCGGCCACGAGGTCATGCTCGCCACCGGCCGCTCGGTCGCCATGACCCTGCCCGTGCTCGATCGGCTCGACATCACCCCGGCCTATGTCGTCGCCTCGAACGGCGCGATCCTCCTCAAGCGCGACCCCGACGCCCCGACCGGCTACCGGCGTCACCACGTCGAGACCTTCGATCCGACCGAGGTGCTCACGAGCATCCGGCCGCACCTCAAGCACGCAAATTACGCCGTGGAGGACGAGACCGGCCTGTACCGCTACACCGGCTGGTTCCCCGACGGGGCGCTCGGCGCGGTCAGCGAGGAGGTGCCGTTCGAGCAGCTGTGCGCCGAGCCCGCCACCCGCGTCGTCGTCATCTCGCCCGGACACGCGATGGACGAGTTCCTCGCCGCGGTCGAGCTTATGGGCCTCCACCAGGTCAGCTACAACGTCGGCTGGACGGCGTGGCTCGACATCGCGCCCGACGGCGTGAACAAGTCGACGGCGCTCGAGCGCGTGCGCACGGCCCTGGGCATCCCGGGCGAGGACGTCGTCGCGATCGGCGACGGGCGCAACGACATTGAGATGCTCTCCTGGGCCGCGGCTCTGGGTGGCCGTGGCATCGCGATGGGGCAGGCGCCGGAGGAGGTGCGCGCCGTGGCCTCTGAGTCGACGGCGCGCGACACCGACGACGGACTGGCGAAGGCCCTCGCGACGGTCTGA
- the serS gene encoding serine--tRNA ligase, translating into MIDPQLLRENPDIVRRSQRARRADAELVDAAIEADRRRREAIAAFEALRAEQNAHGKLVAAAPKEEKAALVAQAQQLAADVKSAQAVATEAEARFEEVAGGIPNVIIDGVPEGGEDDFVTLREVGDKPVFDFEPRDHLALGELLDAIDMPRGVKVSGARFYFLKGVGARLELALMNYALDTALEAGFVPLITPTLVKPEVMRGTGFLGAHADEIYYLPDDELYLTGTSEVALAGYHADEIVDVSGGPLRYAGWSTCYRREAGSYGKDTRGIIRVHQFQKLEMFSYIAPDDAEAEHERLLAMQEGMLQSLGLAYRVIDTAAGDLGSSAARKFDVEAWVPTQGAYRELTSTSNCTTFQARRLGVRFRGEGGKTAPVATLNGTLATTRWLVALLETHQRADGSVVVPAPLRPYLRGLEVLEPVG; encoded by the coding sequence GTGATCGACCCCCAGCTGCTGCGCGAGAATCCCGACATCGTCCGACGCTCGCAGCGCGCGAGGCGAGCGGATGCGGAGCTCGTCGACGCCGCCATCGAGGCCGACCGGCGCCGGCGCGAGGCCATCGCCGCCTTCGAGGCCCTGCGCGCCGAGCAGAACGCCCACGGCAAGCTCGTCGCGGCCGCGCCGAAGGAGGAGAAGGCCGCTCTGGTCGCCCAGGCGCAGCAGCTCGCTGCCGACGTGAAGTCCGCTCAGGCCGTGGCGACCGAGGCCGAGGCGCGCTTCGAGGAGGTCGCGGGGGGCATCCCGAACGTCATCATCGACGGCGTGCCGGAGGGCGGCGAGGACGACTTCGTGACCCTGCGCGAGGTCGGCGACAAGCCCGTCTTCGACTTCGAGCCGCGCGACCATCTGGCGCTCGGCGAGCTGCTCGATGCGATCGACATGCCGCGCGGCGTGAAGGTCTCGGGGGCGCGCTTCTACTTCTTGAAGGGCGTCGGCGCCCGCCTCGAGCTGGCGCTCATGAACTACGCCCTCGACACGGCCCTCGAGGCCGGGTTCGTCCCGCTGATCACCCCGACGCTCGTCAAGCCGGAGGTCATGCGCGGCACTGGGTTCCTCGGCGCGCACGCCGACGAGATCTACTACCTGCCCGATGACGAGCTCTACCTGACGGGCACGAGCGAGGTCGCCCTCGCCGGCTACCACGCCGACGAGATCGTCGACGTGAGCGGCGGCCCGCTGCGGTACGCCGGCTGGTCGACCTGCTACCGCCGCGAGGCCGGCAGCTACGGCAAGGACACCCGCGGGATCATCCGGGTGCACCAGTTCCAGAAGCTCGAGATGTTCAGCTACATCGCGCCCGACGACGCCGAAGCCGAGCACGAGCGCCTGCTGGCGATGCAGGAGGGCATGCTGCAGTCGCTGGGCCTCGCCTACCGCGTGATCGACACGGCCGCCGGCGACCTCGGCTCGAGCGCCGCCCGCAAGTTCGACGTCGAGGCCTGGGTGCCGACGCAGGGCGCCTACCGCGAGCTGACGAGCACGAGCAACTGCACGACCTTCCAGGCCCGGCGTCTCGGCGTGCGGTTCCGGGGCGAGGGCGGCAAGACCGCCCCGGTCGCGACCCTGAACGGCACGCTCGCCACGACCCGCTGGCTCGTCGCCCTTCTCGAGACGCACCAGCGCGCCGACGGCTCGGTCGTCGTGCCCGCCCCGCTGCGCCCCTACCTGCGCGGCCTCGAGGTGCTGGAGCCCGTGGGATGA
- a CDS encoding diacylglycerol/lipid kinase family protein: MTSPGGAPDRARAAVIVNPVKVDETALRAAVEAAEQEAGWAPSLWLETSVDDPGQGRAREAVAAGATVVIAAGGDGTVRAVAEGMLDSGIPLALVPSGTGNLLARNLSLPMGRMAESVSTAFTGVDHAIDVGLAEITRAGGARERHAFVVMVGIGLDAKMISATNPELKRRVGWLAYVEATARIVRDVDAVRVRYTLDGSPERATTVHTLLIGNCGTLPGGVLLLPEAEIDDGLLDVVAMRPRNLWGWMRVGYAVAWENGVLQRTKMGRRIMAADKRVRALRYFQGRRMTLRFDRAEEFEIDGEAMGEVTAIAVRVAPAALVVRVPRER; this comes from the coding sequence ATGACCAGCCCCGGCGGCGCACCCGATCGCGCCCGTGCCGCGGTGATCGTCAACCCTGTGAAGGTCGACGAGACCGCTCTGCGTGCGGCGGTCGAGGCCGCCGAGCAGGAGGCCGGCTGGGCTCCGTCGCTCTGGCTCGAGACGAGCGTCGACGACCCCGGCCAGGGCCGGGCGCGCGAGGCCGTCGCGGCAGGTGCGACCGTCGTCATCGCGGCCGGCGGCGACGGCACCGTGCGGGCGGTCGCCGAGGGGATGCTCGACTCGGGCATCCCGCTCGCCCTCGTTCCGTCGGGCACGGGCAACCTGCTCGCGCGCAACCTCAGCCTGCCCATGGGCCGGATGGCCGAGTCGGTGAGCACCGCCTTCACCGGCGTCGACCACGCCATCGATGTGGGGCTCGCGGAGATCACCCGCGCGGGCGGGGCGCGCGAGCGGCACGCCTTCGTCGTCATGGTCGGCATCGGTCTCGACGCGAAGATGATCAGCGCGACCAACCCCGAGCTGAAGAGGCGCGTCGGCTGGCTCGCCTACGTCGAGGCGACCGCGCGCATCGTGCGCGACGTCGACGCCGTGCGCGTGCGCTACACGCTCGACGGCAGCCCCGAGCGCGCCACGACCGTGCACACCCTGCTCATCGGCAACTGCGGCACCCTGCCCGGCGGCGTGCTGCTGCTCCCCGAGGCCGAGATCGACGATGGCCTGCTCGACGTCGTGGCGATGCGCCCGCGCAACCTGTGGGGCTGGATGCGGGTGGGCTACGCCGTGGCGTGGGAGAACGGGGTTCTACAGCGGACGAAGATGGGCCGTCGCATCATGGCCGCCGATAAGCGCGTGCGCGCCCTGCGCTACTTCCAGGGGCGGCGGATGACCCTGCGCTTCGACCGCGCCGAGGAGTTCGAGATCGACGGCGAGGCGATGGGGGAGGTCACCGCGATCGCGGTGCGGGTCGCGCCGGCCGCGCTCGTGGTGCGGGTTCCTCGCGAGAGGTGA
- the pheA gene encoding prephenate dehydratase: MTSPAAATPESSARRYSYLGPAGTFTWQALGQVPEAVGAEWHPVSNVGEALDDVVAGRSVAAMIAVENSVEGGVSATQDALATIPGLRIIGEYLVPVTFSLVAPRGVTLGDVRVVAAHPVAYAQCRRWLESALPTHGHVPAASNVAAPLSLLEPGSVAQAAIAPAGITTLHDLDELATGIGDNANAVTRFVLVSRSRAIPPRTGADKTSIIAELPDDAPGRLLEMLEQFATRGVNMSLIESRPIGDALGRYRFVIDLDGHVHDERVADALLGLRRFSPNVIFLGSYPRADARQIEVVSQYGDDVFTDARDWLRAILSGEPEG, from the coding sequence ATGACGAGCCCGGCCGCCGCCACCCCGGAGTCTTCCGCCCGCAGGTACAGCTACCTGGGCCCGGCCGGCACCTTCACCTGGCAGGCGCTCGGGCAGGTGCCCGAGGCCGTCGGCGCCGAGTGGCACCCGGTCAGCAACGTCGGCGAGGCCCTCGACGACGTGGTTGCCGGGCGCAGCGTCGCGGCGATGATCGCGGTTGAGAACTCCGTCGAGGGCGGGGTGAGTGCGACCCAGGATGCGCTCGCGACGATCCCGGGCCTGCGCATCATCGGGGAGTACCTCGTTCCGGTCACCTTCAGCCTGGTCGCACCGCGCGGGGTGACCCTTGGTGACGTGCGGGTGGTGGCCGCGCATCCCGTTGCCTACGCGCAGTGCCGCCGCTGGCTCGAGAGCGCGCTGCCCACTCACGGTCACGTGCCCGCCGCGTCGAACGTCGCCGCCCCGCTGAGCCTGCTCGAGCCCGGGTCGGTCGCCCAGGCGGCCATCGCCCCCGCGGGCATCACGACCCTGCACGACCTCGACGAGCTCGCGACCGGCATCGGCGACAACGCGAACGCCGTCACGCGCTTCGTGCTCGTGAGCCGCAGCCGGGCGATCCCGCCGCGCACGGGCGCCGACAAGACGAGCATCATCGCCGAGCTGCCCGACGACGCCCCGGGCCGCCTGCTCGAGATGCTCGAGCAGTTCGCCACGCGCGGCGTCAACATGAGCCTCATCGAGTCCCGACCGATCGGCGACGCCCTCGGGCGCTACCGGTTCGTCATCGACCTCGACGGACACGTGCACGACGAGCGCGTGGCCGACGCGCTGCTCGGCCTGCGCCGCTTCAGCCCCAACGTCATCTTCCTGGGCTCGTACCCGCGCGCCGACGCCCGCCAGATCGAGGTCGTCTCGCAGTACGGCGACGACGTCTTCACGGATGCGCGCGACTGGTTGCGCGCGATCCTCAGCGGCGAGCCCGAGGGGTAG
- the pgm gene encoding phosphoglucomutase (alpha-D-glucose-1,6-bisphosphate-dependent): MSRAGTPAQPNDLIDLDALLGAYADRVPDLDDPAQRVAFGTSGHRGSSLDGAFTDTHIAAITQAIVEYRASQGIGGPLFIGADTHALSAPALRTALEVLAGNGVTALVDANDDWVPTPALSHAIIRYNAGGVTGSVPTPAARADGIVITPSHNPPRDGGFKYNPPHGGPADSDATGWIAERANALIAGGNRAVRRDARPAPERYDYREHYVADLASILDLDAVRASGLRLGADPLGGASVSYWALIAERYGLDLTVVNPTVDPRWAFMTLDWDERIRMDPSSPSAMASVVARRHDFDLLTGNDADADRHGIVTPDGGLMNPNHYLAVAIDYLYRHRPDWRADAAIGKTLVSSTMIDHVASSLGRRLWEVPVGFKWFVPGLIDGSVAFGGEESAGASFVRRDGTAWTTDKDGILLALLAAEITAVTGRTPSSLYADLTGRFGTPVYERVDAAATAAQKAALSKLDGAAITADALAGDPITARLSAAPGNGAAIGGVKVVTERAWFAARPSGTENVYKIYAESFVDEAHLRRVQVEAKEIVDAALA; the protein is encoded by the coding sequence ATGAGCCGCGCCGGTACCCCCGCCCAGCCGAACGACCTGATCGACCTCGACGCCCTGCTCGGCGCGTACGCCGACCGGGTGCCCGACCTCGACGACCCCGCCCAGCGGGTGGCGTTCGGCACGAGCGGGCACCGCGGCTCGAGCCTCGACGGCGCCTTCACCGACACGCACATCGCCGCGATCACACAGGCGATTGTCGAGTACCGCGCGAGCCAGGGCATCGGCGGTCCGCTGTTCATCGGTGCCGACACCCACGCGCTCAGCGCTCCGGCGCTGCGCACCGCGCTCGAGGTGCTCGCCGGCAACGGCGTGACGGCGCTCGTCGACGCGAACGACGACTGGGTGCCGACACCCGCGCTGAGCCACGCGATCATCCGCTACAACGCCGGCGGCGTGACCGGCAGCGTGCCGACCCCGGCCGCGCGCGCCGACGGCATCGTCATCACCCCCAGCCACAATCCGCCGCGCGACGGCGGCTTCAAGTACAACCCGCCGCACGGCGGCCCGGCCGACAGTGACGCCACCGGCTGGATCGCCGAGCGCGCCAACGCCCTCATCGCGGGCGGCAACCGCGCGGTGCGGCGGGATGCGCGGCCAGCGCCCGAGCGGTACGACTACCGCGAGCACTACGTGGCCGACCTCGCGAGCATCCTCGACCTCGATGCCGTGCGCGCGAGCGGGCTGCGCCTCGGGGCCGACCCGCTCGGCGGGGCGAGCGTCAGCTACTGGGCGCTCATCGCCGAGCGCTACGGCCTCGATCTGACCGTCGTGAACCCGACCGTCGACCCGCGCTGGGCGTTCATGACGCTCGACTGGGACGAGAGGATCCGCATGGATCCGTCGAGCCCCAGCGCGATGGCGAGCGTCGTCGCCCGCCGGCACGACTTCGACCTGCTCACCGGCAACGACGCCGACGCCGATCGGCACGGCATCGTGACGCCCGACGGCGGGCTCATGAACCCCAACCACTACCTCGCGGTCGCGATCGACTACCTCTACCGGCACCGCCCCGACTGGCGCGCCGATGCCGCGATCGGCAAGACCCTGGTCTCGTCGACGATGATCGACCACGTCGCCTCAAGCCTCGGCCGTCGGCTGTGGGAGGTGCCCGTGGGCTTCAAGTGGTTCGTGCCGGGGCTCATCGACGGCTCGGTCGCGTTCGGCGGCGAGGAGAGCGCGGGCGCGAGCTTCGTGCGCCGCGACGGCACCGCGTGGACGACCGACAAGGACGGCATCCTGCTCGCGCTGCTCGCCGCCGAGATCACGGCGGTCACCGGCCGCACCCCCTCCTCCCTCTACGCGGACCTCACCGGCCGCTTCGGCACGCCCGTCTACGAGCGGGTGGATGCTGCCGCCACCGCCGCGCAGAAGGCCGCGCTCAGCAAGCTCGACGGCGCGGCGATCACAGCCGACGCGCTCGCGGGCGACCCCATCACGGCCCGTCTGAGCGCGGCGCCCGGCAACGGCGCGGCCATCGGCGGCGTCAAGGTCGTCACCGAGCGCGCTTGGTTCGCCGCCCGCCCGAGTGGCACCGAGAACGTCTACAAGATCTACGCCGAGTCGTTCGTCGACGAGGCGCACCTGCGCCGCGTGCAGGTGGAGGCGAAGGAGATCGTCGATGCCGCACTCGCCTGA
- a CDS encoding MalY/PatB family protein: MPHSPEPGSAVGAGAAAGTPRLDRSALFAHWDALTPEQLRAQGSMKWTMFPGTIGAWVAESDLGTAPAVTAALHAAIDAGQLGYLPRPVAAAHAAATSDWMRDRYDWEVPRSRVHHLADVISGLDVAIEHYSRPGSAVIVPTPAYMPFLTVPQRHGRTVIEVALAEVDGRAALDLAAIDRELAAGAGLVVLCNPLNPGGRVFARDELAALAEVVERHGARVFADEVHAPIVFDGARHVPYASVSTAAASHSITVTSASKAFNLPGAKAAQLILTNDADEAVWQKLGPMAGHGASILGIIANTAAYRDGRDWLAATVTYYDENRRALSDLLSERLPEVGYRMPEGTYIAWLDVARLGLGDDPAATLRERAGLAVTDGRACGAAGAGHVRVILATPRPLVERIVDALVTAAHA, encoded by the coding sequence ATGCCGCACTCGCCTGAACCGGGCAGCGCCGTCGGCGCCGGGGCGGCGGCCGGGACTCCCCGGCTCGACCGCTCAGCCCTCTTCGCCCACTGGGACGCCCTCACCCCCGAGCAGCTGCGCGCCCAGGGCTCGATGAAGTGGACGATGTTCCCGGGCACGATCGGCGCCTGGGTGGCCGAGAGCGACCTCGGCACGGCCCCCGCCGTGACGGCCGCGCTGCACGCGGCGATCGACGCCGGGCAGCTCGGCTACCTGCCGCGCCCGGTCGCCGCCGCGCACGCCGCCGCGACGAGCGACTGGATGCGCGACCGCTACGACTGGGAGGTGCCGCGCAGCCGGGTGCACCACCTGGCCGACGTGATCAGCGGCCTCGACGTCGCCATCGAGCACTACTCCCGACCGGGATCCGCGGTCATCGTGCCGACCCCGGCGTACATGCCGTTCCTCACCGTTCCGCAGCGGCATGGCCGCACGGTCATCGAGGTGGCGCTCGCCGAGGTCGACGGGCGCGCCGCCCTCGACCTCGCCGCGATCGACCGCGAGCTCGCCGCCGGCGCCGGGCTGGTCGTGCTGTGCAACCCGCTCAACCCCGGTGGGAGGGTGTTCGCGCGCGACGAGCTCGCCGCCCTCGCCGAGGTCGTCGAGCGGCACGGGGCGCGGGTGTTCGCCGATGAGGTGCACGCTCCGATCGTCTTCGACGGGGCGCGGCACGTGCCCTACGCGAGCGTCAGCACGGCGGCGGCGAGCCACAGCATCACGGTCACGAGCGCGTCGAAGGCCTTCAACCTGCCGGGCGCGAAGGCGGCCCAGCTGATCCTCACGAACGACGCCGACGAGGCGGTGTGGCAGAAGCTCGGGCCCATGGCGGGGCACGGGGCGAGCATCCTGGGCATCATCGCGAACACGGCCGCCTACCGCGACGGTCGCGACTGGCTCGCCGCCACGGTCACCTACTACGACGAGAACCGCCGCGCCCTGAGCGACCTGCTCTCCGAGCGGCTGCCCGAGGTGGGCTACCGGATGCCCGAGGGCACGTACATCGCCTGGCTCGACGTCGCGCGTCTCGGCCTCGGAGACGATCCCGCCGCGACGCTGCGCGAGCGTGCCGGACTCGCCGTCACCGACGGGCGGGCGTGCGGCGCCGCGGGCGCCGGGCACGTACGGGTGATCCTGGCGACCCCGCGGCCGCTCGTCGAGCGGATCGTGGACGCACTGGTGACGGCCGCGCACGCCTGA
- a CDS encoding M15 family metallopeptidase — MLRSSLAALLLGALITSVAGCAVTREPLVLDPSPSASSMPSASPTRTPTPTPAPTPSPTFDRAARSIDDPASAWVVVNKLRPLQPADFVPPNLRVARIAATQQLEMRDGTATAAEAMFADAAAAGVPLRITSAYRSFESQARINRQLVQQLGQERADIASARPGHSEHQTGLAIDVGALSGTCELDACFGTTPQGLWLVENAYRYGFILRYPDGLTAITGYAYEPWHWRYVGVELATEMRETGVATLEEFFGLPPAPAYAG, encoded by the coding sequence ATGCTGCGCTCGAGCCTCGCCGCCCTCCTGCTCGGCGCGCTCATCACGAGCGTCGCCGGGTGCGCCGTCACGCGCGAGCCCCTCGTGCTCGACCCCAGCCCGTCCGCCTCCTCGATGCCCTCCGCGAGTCCGACTCGGACGCCCACGCCGACACCCGCGCCCACGCCGAGCCCCACCTTCGATCGGGCCGCGCGGTCGATCGACGACCCCGCGAGCGCCTGGGTCGTCGTGAACAAGCTGCGCCCGTTGCAGCCGGCCGACTTCGTGCCGCCGAACCTCCGGGTCGCCCGCATCGCCGCGACCCAGCAGCTCGAGATGCGCGACGGCACGGCCACCGCCGCCGAGGCCATGTTCGCGGATGCGGCGGCGGCCGGGGTGCCCCTGCGGATCACCAGCGCCTACCGCAGCTTCGAGAGCCAGGCCCGCATCAACCGCCAGCTCGTGCAGCAGCTCGGGCAGGAGCGCGCCGACATCGCCAGTGCCCGTCCTGGCCACAGCGAGCACCAGACCGGCCTCGCCATCGACGTCGGCGCCCTGTCGGGCACCTGCGAGCTGGACGCGTGCTTCGGCACGACGCCGCAAGGGCTCTGGCTGGTCGAGAACGCGTACCGCTACGGGTTCATCCTGCGCTACCCCGACGGTCTGACCGCGATCACGGGCTACGCCTACGAGCCCTGGCACTGGCGCTACGTGGGGGTCGAGCTCGCGACGGAGATGCGCGAGACCGGAGTGGCGACCCTCGAGGAGTTCTTCGGCCTCCCGCCCGCCCCGGCGTACGCCGGCTGA
- a CDS encoding ABC transporter substrate-binding protein has translation MLSRRTTASAAIAGAAAVALIATGCSTATDPGAEGGDITLTVATFNDFGYTDELFAQYEAENPGITIVHNRAATSNEARDNFFTKLGAGSGLADIEAVEVDWFAEMMQYSDRLADLSDPAVADRWVDWKTAAATDADGRLVAYGTDIGPQAVCYRADLFEAAGLPTDRDEVAALLEGDWDRYFEVGQQYVDASGAAWFDAAGAIYQGMINQVEYAYEEADGTVIATENPEVKQIYTEVLTASESLSAHLAQWSDDWFAGLSNGAFATMLCPGWMLGVISGNAPDVTGWDVANVFPGGGGNWGGSYLTVPAQGQNIEEAKKLAAWLTAPEQQMSAFAAAGTFPSQVEAYESTELQEATNEYFNGAPVGQILIERSQAIEVAPFKSVKYFPINDALQRALTRVDVDGTDTIDSSWELFVADVNAL, from the coding sequence ATCCTTTCACGTCGCACCACCGCGAGCGCCGCCATCGCCGGCGCCGCCGCTGTCGCCCTGATCGCCACCGGCTGCAGCACGGCCACCGACCCCGGTGCCGAGGGCGGTGACATCACCCTCACCGTCGCCACGTTCAACGACTTCGGCTACACCGACGAGCTCTTCGCTCAGTACGAGGCCGAGAACCCCGGCATCACGATCGTGCACAACCGCGCGGCCACGTCGAACGAGGCCCGCGACAACTTCTTCACCAAGCTCGGCGCCGGCAGCGGCCTCGCCGACATCGAGGCCGTCGAGGTCGACTGGTTCGCCGAGATGATGCAGTACAGCGACCGTCTCGCCGACCTCAGCGACCCGGCCGTCGCCGATCGCTGGGTCGACTGGAAGACCGCCGCCGCCACCGACGCCGACGGCCGCCTGGTCGCCTACGGCACCGACATCGGCCCTCAGGCCGTGTGCTACCGCGCCGACCTGTTCGAGGCCGCCGGCCTGCCCACCGACCGCGACGAGGTCGCCGCCCTGCTCGAGGGCGACTGGGATCGCTACTTCGAGGTCGGCCAGCAGTACGTTGACGCCTCGGGTGCCGCCTGGTTCGACGCCGCGGGCGCCATCTACCAGGGCATGATCAACCAGGTCGAGTACGCCTACGAGGAGGCCGACGGCACGGTCATCGCGACCGAGAACCCCGAGGTCAAGCAGATCTACACCGAGGTGCTCACCGCCTCGGAGAGCCTCTCGGCGCACCTCGCGCAGTGGAGCGACGACTGGTTCGCCGGTCTCTCGAACGGCGCTTTCGCCACGATGCTCTGCCCGGGCTGGATGCTCGGCGTCATCTCGGGCAACGCTCCTGACGTCACCGGCTGGGACGTGGCCAACGTCTTCCCCGGCGGCGGCGGCAACTGGGGCGGCTCGTACCTGACCGTTCCGGCTCAGGGCCAGAACATCGAGGAGGCCAAGAAGCTCGCCGCGTGGCTGACCGCGCCCGAGCAGCAGATGAGCGCGTTCGCCGCCGCGGGCACCTTCCCGAGCCAGGTCGAGGCGTACGAGTCGACCGAGCTGCAGGAGGCCACCAACGAGTACTTCAACGGGGCGCCCGTCGGGCAGATCCTCATCGAGCGCTCGCAGGCCATCGAGGTCGCGCCGTTCAAGAGCGTGAAGTACTTCCCGATCAACGACGCCCTGCAGCGGGCGCTCACCCGGGTCGACGTCGACGGCACCGACACCATCGACAGCTCGTGGGAGCTCTTCGTCGCTGACGTCAACGCCCTCTAG
- a CDS encoding carbohydrate ABC transporter permease gives MSTVTAPERSVRRVAFSQTLSRWDVKVSPYLYISPFFILFAITGLFPLVYTAWVSVHEWNLIGGQGDFVGFDNFAFVLSNPPFWIALRNTFSIFLISAVPQIILALLIAAVLDRNLRAKTFWRMGVLLPYVVAPVAVTLIFSNMFGDQYGLINNLLGDLGIDPIGWHSEVLPSHIAIATMVNFRWTGYTALILLAGMQAIPRDYYEAAMIDGAGTVRQFFSITIPQLRPTLIFVIVTSTIGGLQIFDEPRLYDTAGQGGASSQWMTITIYLYNLGWGQLNFGRAAAVAWLLFLIIVIVGLLNVVITRSIARAS, from the coding sequence ATGTCAACCGTCACCGCGCCCGAGCGGTCCGTGCGCCGCGTCGCGTTCTCGCAGACGCTCTCGCGCTGGGACGTCAAGGTCTCGCCGTACCTCTACATCTCGCCGTTCTTCATCCTGTTCGCGATCACCGGGCTCTTCCCGCTCGTCTACACGGCGTGGGTCTCGGTGCACGAGTGGAACCTCATCGGCGGCCAGGGCGACTTCGTCGGCTTCGACAACTTCGCGTTCGTGCTCTCGAACCCGCCGTTCTGGATCGCGCTGCGCAACACCTTCTCGATCTTCCTGATCTCGGCCGTGCCGCAGATCATCCTCGCCCTCCTGATCGCCGCCGTGCTCGACCGCAATCTGCGGGCCAAGACCTTCTGGCGCATGGGCGTGCTGCTGCCCTACGTGGTCGCCCCCGTCGCCGTCACCCTGATCTTCAGCAACATGTTCGGCGACCAGTACGGGCTCATCAACAACCTGCTCGGCGACCTCGGCATCGACCCGATCGGCTGGCACTCGGAAGTGCTGCCGAGCCACATCGCGATCGCCACCATGGTGAACTTCCGCTGGACCGGCTACACGGCACTCATCCTCCTCGCCGGCATGCAGGCCATCCCGCGCGACTACTACGAGGCCGCGATGATCGACGGCGCGGGCACCGTGCGGCAGTTCTTCTCGATCACCATCCCGCAGCTGCGGCCGACCCTGATCTTCGTCATCGTGACCTCGACGATCGGCGGGCTGCAGATCTTCGACGAGCCGCGCCTCTACGACACCGCGGGCCAGGGCGGCGCGAGCAGCCAGTGGATGACCATCACCATCTACCTCTACAACCTCGGCTGGGGGCAGCTGAACTTCGGCCGCGCAGCCGCCGTGGCCTGGCTGTTGTTCCTCATCATCGTGATCGTCGGCCTCCTCAACGTCGTGATCACCCGTTCGATCGCGAGGGCATCATGA